From the Deltaproteobacteria bacterium genome, the window CCAACGTCGCCCGCCGTTAGTTGTCGATACCCAACCTGGGGTACGCTGTGAACGTATAATTCGTCCTATAGAAAAAGTTGGTATGTATGCCCCCGGTGGCAGTGCACCATTGGCTTCAACGGTGCTTATGTTAGGTGTACCCGCCAGATTGGCTGGTTGTCCTACACGTGTTTTATGTTCACCACCAAGACCTGATGGTTCACTCGACCCCCATATTATAGTCGCGGCGACACTTGCTGGCATCGAAACCGTAATCAAGGTAGGTGGGGCGCAGGCTATTGCAGCTATGGCATATGGAACTGAGAGTGTTCCTAAAGTTGATAAAATTTTCGGTCCCGGAAATTCGTGGGTAACCATGGCTAAAATGCTGGTTGCTGAAGATCCCGAAGGTGCTGTCATTGATATGCCTGCCGGACCTTCAGAAGTATTGGTGATTGCCGATGCTTCAGCTGATCCAACTTTTGTAGCTATCGATATGCTTTCGCAAGCTGAACATGGTCCTGATTCACCTGCTGTACTGGTTACCACATCATCAGAAATAGCTGATGCAACACAAAATGAACTCGAACGCTTAGTGACTACTTTGCCACGTCGTGATAGCGCGCAAGCAAGTCTACAACACAGTCTTATTATCATTGCTGATGATACTTTACAGGCTGCAATGATCACCAACCTTTATGCTCCTGAGCATCTAATTATTCAGACTGTAGATGCTCGTGAATTAGTTGGCCATATTTTAAATGCTGGTTCAGTCTTTTTAGGTCCGTTTACACCAGAGTCTACAGGTGATTATGCTAGTGGTACTAATCATGTTTTACCTACCTATGGCTATGCTCGTGCAGTTTCAGCGTTGTCGTTAGAAGCATTCGAAAAATCATTCACGGTACAAGAACTAAGCGCCAATGGCTTAAGAGACTTAGCCCCGATTGTCGAAACCCTTGCAAAGATAGAAGGATTAGAAGCTCATCGAGCTGCGATGTCGCTTAGGCGAGAAAAACTTGCGGCTATTAAAAGTGATATGAAAGTACCCTATAGTGCAAGCAAATCAACAAATTGGCCACTACGACTGGCCAGAGCAACTGTACGAAACTTAGCTCCTTATAGCTCAGCTCGTAGTACAATATCACATGCCCCAGTACTATTAGACGCTAATGAAAATCCTCGGGCACCGCTAGGAGATTACCCAGAACTTAATCGTTATCCATCACCACAACCAGTAGAACTTTTATCGCGCCTAAGTGAAATTTATGGTGTTGATAATGATAATGTGGTCGTTGGCCGAGGTTCTGATGATGTAATTGACTGGTTATTACGAACTTTCTGTGAAGCTCGCTATGATGGCATTATAGTTTGCCCGCCAACCTACGGAGTCTATTCAGTATTTGCAGAATTGCAAGGTGCAAACGTACGTGAAGTACCGCTTACCTCAGCACCTAATTTTGAAATTGACGTACCAGCCTTGCTGAATGCTTGGCAACCACAAGACAAGCTGATTTTTTTATGCTCGCCTAATAATCCTACAGGTAACATTATTAATACTGAAATTATTGCAGGCATTGCCGAAGCTTTTCATGAACGCGCTTTAATCATTTTAGATGAAGCATATATTGAATTTGCCGATACCCCTAGC encodes:
- the hisD gene encoding histidinol dehydrogenase yields the protein MPKRYSWRDLDENQRIAILRRPAITAGAATRDTVLPLIDLVRNQGDKSLRELTLRFDKVQIDNLVLSQSERDAAFIEVTPERRLAMVRAIENITRFHAAQRRPPLVVDTQPGVRCERIIRPIEKVGMYAPGGSAPLASTVLMLGVPARLAGCPTRVLCSPPRPDGSLDPHIIVAATLAGIETVIKVGGAQAIAAMAYGTESVPKVDKIFGPGNSWVTMAKMLVAEDPEGAVIDMPAGPSEVLVIADASADPTFVAIDMLSQAEHGPDSPAVLVTTSSEIADATQNELERLVTTLPRRDSAQASLQHSLIIIADDTLQAAMITNLYAPEHLIIQTVDARELVGHILNAGSVFLGPFTPESTGDYASGTNHVLPTYGYARAVSALSLEAFEKSFTVQELSANGLRDLAPIVETLAKIEGLEAHRAAMSLRREKLAAIKSDMKVPYSASKSTNWPLRLARATVRNLAPYSSARSTISHAPVLLDANENPRAPLGDYPELNRYPSPQPVELLSRLSEIYGVDNDNVVVGRGSDDVIDWLLRTFCEARYDGIIVCPPTYGVYSVFAELQGANVREVPLTSAPNFEIDVPALLNAWQPQDKLIFLCSPNNPTGNIINTEIIAGIAEAFHERALIILDEAYIEFADTPSMVSHISTLPNLVVLRTLSKAHGLAGARCGVGLANPEIISLLNKVRAPYPLPRPAIAAVLDATTQTSLVQAQEQIDIIKIERLRLHNYLSQLPITLNVFNSQANFLLARFIDAELVMAVARKAGIIIRDRSSQLGLDNCVRITIGTHEENDKLLNVLSKLGA